A stretch of Vigna angularis cultivar LongXiaoDou No.4 chromosome 4, ASM1680809v1, whole genome shotgun sequence DNA encodes these proteins:
- the LOC108319451 gene encoding FAS1 domain-containing protein SELMODRAFT_448915, with amino-acid sequence MVDPTSSTPSPPTQQINNILDALIGATDFSAWVSILSSANGTLLPLSATLFIPRDAALDSPPPDPLLLPYHVVPQRLPFSDLLLLPRRARLPTLLAAKTISVTDNSPANFSLDHTPLTHPDLFSTPSLAVHGVQSFLDYSLFGDGLPPSPPPPAGHSVDSFWNSGASSSGSRLNGVVMLPLFSFVLPLLLCQGFSIYRFQEYSRN; translated from the coding sequence ATGGTGGACCCCACATCTTCAACACCCTCTCCACCAACACAACAAATCAACAACATTCTCGATGCGCTTATAGGTGCAACCGACTTCAGCGCCTGGGTCTCCATCCTCTCCTCCGCCAACGGCACCCTCCTTCCGCTCAGCGCCACCCTCTTCATCCCACGCGACGCCGCCCTCGACAGTCCTCCGCCGGATCCCCTCCTACTCCCCTATCACGTCGTCCCCCAGCGCCTCCCCTTTTCCGACCTCCTCCTCCTGCCCCGCCGCGCCCGCCTCCCTACCCTCCTCGCCGCCAAAACCATCTCCGTCACCGACAACTCCCCCGCCAACTTCTCCCTCGACCACACTCCCCTCACCCACCCCGACCTCTTCTCCACCCCTTCCCTCGCCGTCCACGGCGTCCAGTCCTTCCTCGACTACTCTCTCTTCGGCGACGGCCTCCCGCCCTCGCCTCCTCCCCCCGCTGGCCACTCCGTCGACTCCTTCTGGAACTCAGGCGCGTCCTCCTCCGGCTCCCGCCTCAACGGCGTCGTTATGCTACCCCTCTTCTCCTTCGTTCTTCCACTGCTACTATGCCAAGGTTTTTCAATCTATCGATTTCAAGAATATTCAAGAAATTGA